Proteins encoded within one genomic window of Xylophilus sp. GOD-11R:
- a CDS encoding Y-family DNA polymerase produces the protein MAAPLFALVDGNNFYVSCERVFRPSLRERAVVVLSNNDGCAIARSNEAKALGIKMGTPYFEIRDKLPDGAIVALSANYGLYGDMSNRMMSLAAGLGPEQEIYSIDESFVDVAGVRDVTRRARAVRGRILDWIGIPCGIGIAGTKTLAKLANHVAKTAERKPGSYPVEFAQVANLAALPASDMDAVLQATELGDIWGIGRRIGAQLQADGLVTALDVARMDAAMVRARWGVVLERTVRELQGTPCVDMEAVAPNKKEIASTRSFGRPVTRLQDLTEAVTEFAQRAAEKLRRQNSLAGQVSVFVHTSPFRRQDKQYSRAIMVPLRKATADTGLLVQAAVRGMEAIYRPGYNMSKAGVHLLDLQDGTVEQGELELDDGVEDRGGLMKAVDVLNQRYGRGTVAMASAGLDGSRRRWVMKAERRTPDYTTCWDSMPLVIA, from the coding sequence ATGGCCGCACCGCTTTTTGCCCTGGTCGATGGGAACAATTTCTACGTGAGCTGCGAGCGGGTATTCCGACCCAGCCTGCGCGAGCGCGCCGTGGTCGTGCTGTCCAACAACGACGGATGCGCGATCGCCCGCAGCAACGAGGCCAAGGCCCTGGGCATCAAGATGGGCACGCCCTACTTCGAGATCCGCGACAAACTCCCTGACGGCGCGATCGTCGCGCTCTCCGCGAACTACGGCCTGTACGGCGACATGAGCAACCGGATGATGAGCCTGGCCGCCGGACTCGGTCCGGAGCAGGAGATTTACAGCATCGACGAGAGCTTCGTCGATGTCGCCGGCGTGCGCGATGTGACGCGGCGAGCCCGCGCGGTGCGCGGCCGCATACTCGACTGGATCGGCATCCCTTGCGGCATCGGCATCGCCGGCACCAAAACCCTGGCCAAGCTCGCAAATCACGTCGCCAAGACCGCAGAACGCAAGCCCGGCAGCTACCCGGTCGAGTTCGCCCAGGTCGCCAACCTGGCCGCCCTACCCGCCTCGGACATGGACGCGGTGCTGCAGGCCACCGAGCTGGGAGACATTTGGGGCATCGGTCGGCGCATCGGCGCGCAGCTGCAGGCAGATGGCCTGGTGACCGCGCTCGACGTGGCCCGCATGGACGCGGCGATGGTCCGCGCGCGCTGGGGCGTGGTGCTGGAGCGCACCGTGCGCGAGCTGCAGGGCACGCCCTGTGTCGACATGGAAGCGGTGGCGCCGAACAAGAAGGAAATCGCCAGTACCCGCAGTTTCGGCCGGCCGGTGACGCGGCTACAGGATCTGACCGAGGCCGTGACCGAGTTCGCGCAGCGCGCCGCGGAGAAACTGCGCCGGCAGAACAGCCTGGCCGGCCAGGTCAGCGTCTTCGTGCACACCAGCCCCTTCCGCCGGCAGGACAAGCAATACAGCCGAGCGATCATGGTGCCGCTGCGCAAGGCCACGGCGGACACCGGGCTGCTGGTGCAGGCGGCCGTGCGCGGCATGGAGGCGATTTACCGGCCGGGCTACAACATGTCCAAGGCCGGCGTGCACCTGCTCGACCTGCAGGACGGCACCGTAGAACAGGGCGAGCTGGAGCTCGACGATGGCGTCGAGGACCGCGGCGGTCTGATGAAGGCAGTCGACGTGCTCAATCAGCGCTACGGCCGGGGCACCGTGGCAATGGCCAGCGCCGGCCTGGACGGCAGCCGCCGGCGATGGGTTATGAAGGCCGAGCGCCGCACGCCCGACTACACGACCTGCTGGGACAGCATGCCGCTGGTGATCGCATGA
- a CDS encoding translesion error-prone DNA polymerase V autoproteolytic subunit, which produces MSIALLPGLPVPVSLLPLVLPLAEYTVRCGFPSPADDFNCKRVDLTEQLVQHPQATFLVKVRGDSMKEAGIFDGDVLVVDRAIRAAQGHIVVAVLDGGEFTVKYLQRRAGHIRLVAANPTYPDIVPREGQTLEVWGVVTASIKQFRR; this is translated from the coding sequence ATGAGCATCGCTCTGCTGCCGGGCCTCCCGGTCCCTGTTTCCCTGTTGCCGCTCGTCCTGCCGCTGGCCGAATACACCGTCCGCTGCGGCTTCCCCAGCCCGGCCGATGACTTCAACTGCAAGCGCGTCGACCTGACCGAACAGCTGGTGCAGCACCCGCAGGCCACATTTCTGGTGAAAGTCCGCGGCGACTCGATGAAAGAGGCCGGGATCTTCGATGGCGACGTTCTGGTGGTCGACCGGGCGATTCGAGCGGCGCAAGGTCACATTGTGGTGGCCGTGCTCGACGGTGGCGAGTTCACGGTGAAGTACTTGCAGCGGCGCGCCGGGCACATCCGGCTGGTGGCGGCCAATCCGACCTATCCCGACATCGTGCCCCGCGAAGGTCAGACGCTTGAGGTCTGGGGCGTGGTAACGGCCAGCATCAAGCAGTTCCGCCGGTGA
- a CDS encoding SOS response-associated peptidase: MPRVDGKARIHEMCSHYEAPLRKLLQSAFPSASVLDAWDKPDMWPGYIGPFLRRSDHASVGDDAVPPLEVLTGNFGLLPLWAKDESLAKRTYNARSETVSEKPAFKNAWRWAQHCIIPATAIYEPDWRSGKAIATRITRADDEVLGIAGLYERRSGADGGWAFSFTMLTLNANGHPIFKELHRSDPKRPPEMQDKRMVAILPRGLYDAWLDAPAERSIDFMRQFPADRLMAKARLTTPESTG; encoded by the coding sequence ATGCCGCGCGTCGACGGCAAAGCCAGAATCCACGAGATGTGCTCCCACTACGAAGCGCCGCTGCGCAAATTGCTCCAGTCCGCATTTCCGTCCGCATCAGTCCTAGATGCCTGGGACAAGCCGGATATGTGGCCAGGGTACATCGGCCCTTTTCTTCGACGCTCAGATCATGCAAGCGTTGGCGATGATGCCGTGCCACCGCTGGAGGTTTTGACCGGCAACTTCGGGTTGTTGCCCCTATGGGCGAAAGATGAGAGCTTGGCCAAGCGCACCTACAACGCTCGATCTGAGACGGTTTCGGAAAAGCCGGCATTCAAAAACGCATGGCGCTGGGCGCAACATTGCATTATTCCCGCAACTGCAATCTACGAGCCTGATTGGCGAAGCGGCAAGGCCATCGCAACGCGGATCACCCGAGCCGATGACGAAGTGTTGGGCATTGCCGGGCTTTATGAACGCCGAAGTGGCGCCGACGGGGGATGGGCTTTCAGCTTCACCATGCTGACGTTGAACGCTAACGGTCACCCCATCTTCAAAGAATTGCACCGCTCTGACCCGAAACGACCGCCGGAGATGCAGGACAAACGCATGGTGGCGATCCTGCCGCGCGGGCTCTACGACGCGTGGCTTGACGCGCCGGCAGAACGATCGATTGATTTCATGCGGCAGTTTCCGGCGGATCGATTGATGGCAAAGGCGCGGCTGACGACTCCCGAATCGACTGGATAG
- a CDS encoding leucine-rich repeat-containing protein kinase family protein, with product MTSDTYFCDTYSQLLAGQLSGIKRLDLSGGLKEFPREIFSLADSLEVLNLSGNQLTELPADLHRLHRLKVIFCSDNLFSELPIALGRCPSLDTLGFKANQIQSVEAAALPERLRWLILTDNALEALPTEIGNRPALQKLMLAGNRLQKLPADLAKCSNLELVRIAANRLTTFPACLLDLPKLAWLAFSGNPFSAPVDANQAPASIIPELAWESLQLGKVLGEGASGVIHEGRVRQHGNGGQRVAIKIFKGDITSDGRPSDEMDACLAAGKHAHLIGALAKISHHPLGLHGLVMPLLNETYQALAQPPSLDSCTRDIYDSGLAISAESAAKMIKAASAALTHLHKQGLSHGDLYAHNLLVDPTGNALLSDFGAASRTSALEPGALAAVLRFENRALRILIEEITSRCANVGELSELLA from the coding sequence ATGACCTCCGATACTTACTTCTGCGATACCTACTCCCAACTACTCGCCGGCCAACTCTCCGGCATCAAGCGCCTGGATTTAAGTGGTGGACTGAAAGAATTTCCGCGCGAAATTTTTTCCTTGGCTGATTCCCTGGAAGTCCTGAACCTTTCGGGCAATCAATTGACCGAGCTTCCAGCGGACCTGCACAGGCTGCATAGGCTAAAAGTCATTTTTTGTTCGGACAATCTGTTTTCAGAATTGCCCATCGCGCTGGGTCGATGCCCGTCCCTCGACACCCTCGGATTCAAGGCCAATCAAATTCAATCGGTGGAGGCAGCAGCCCTTCCGGAACGGCTACGCTGGTTGATTTTGACTGACAACGCTTTGGAGGCCCTTCCGACGGAAATTGGAAACCGCCCGGCCCTTCAGAAGCTGATGCTTGCCGGCAATAGGCTGCAGAAACTTCCGGCAGACTTGGCGAAATGCAGCAACCTGGAGTTGGTTCGAATTGCAGCCAATCGATTGACGACGTTTCCAGCTTGTCTGTTGGATTTGCCCAAGTTGGCATGGTTGGCGTTCTCGGGAAACCCCTTCAGCGCTCCGGTGGACGCGAACCAGGCCCCCGCATCGATCATTCCGGAACTAGCGTGGGAATCACTACAACTCGGCAAAGTTCTGGGCGAAGGTGCGTCTGGTGTCATTCACGAAGGTCGGGTCAGGCAGCATGGCAATGGTGGCCAACGAGTAGCGATCAAGATTTTCAAGGGCGACATCACCAGCGACGGCCGGCCGAGCGATGAAATGGACGCCTGCCTCGCCGCAGGAAAACACGCGCATCTCATCGGTGCGCTGGCCAAGATAAGCCACCACCCCCTTGGCTTGCACGGGTTGGTCATGCCGCTCCTCAACGAAACCTACCAAGCCCTTGCCCAGCCGCCCAGTCTCGATTCGTGCACACGGGACATATACGATTCGGGACTGGCCATAAGCGCTGAAAGCGCGGCGAAGATGATCAAGGCGGCATCAGCAGCGCTCACCCACCTTCACAAACAGGGCCTTTCGCACGGTGACCTCTACGCGCACAACCTTTTGGTCGATCCGACCGGAAATGCCTTGCTCAGTGATTTCGGCGCCGCGTCGCGAACTTCCGCCCTCGAACCAGGTGCATTGGCCGCCGTGTTGCGCTTCGAGAACCGAGCGCTTCGGATACTCATCGAAGAAATTACCAGCCGCTGCGCAAACGTCGGCGAACTCAGCGAATTGCTGGCCTAG